In the Drosophila takahashii strain IR98-3 E-12201 chromosome 3R, DtakHiC1v2, whole genome shotgun sequence genome, one interval contains:
- the LOC108066406 gene encoding uncharacterized protein isoform X1, which produces MGYSQFVVEMKKNSFNFILLCLIFYVLLFYRGPFENQVEGVQPPLEGKPDGRRLFVNTSQCQMIAMDPLSPIAVHHMTPMPIYWCYMIKLLEATTIGGRNYLKLAASAKQLWQKLGVRRLSEITCAYNRFVRLTDFLNKYKESKVFRFSRLSNATEVKSGNITLRVWCWMDFGRLVYHDVLIFLPLKEDQMGKTPSSEEPVKRLSVMILGIDSISHMHYRRYFTRVMDFVDRLPHAEMFGYNRVGQNSYPNVVPLLSGQSVEEVESRRGCFGANNQTNFDKCRLLWNDFKAAGYATILGEDSRIGATFNYARPGFGRKPTDFYLRNVMNEIHTWTKYSARGPSEITCSGDRVYHHVLYDFIYRLFPHLQARCWDRGFFAFFWQSMGVHDYFQYGEQTDLQYYFILRALRSRKILDRTLVVLLSDHGLRYGSFARTFQGMRESSLPTMVAIYPRWLEERFPLAVKNLRANARRLVTAYDLHETLKDVVDLENLSDESIQNRTERLRNDYNVSLFLPIPEERSCFSSRIPLHYCECDGFIKIPWNVRRIRRIAQFAVESLNKLLLPYKQCHQLELLIVEDAYLRKQQNVSEAITVRMVTKPGNGHFDATVLAKNDSSLQGAITRTDQYRHQSFCAREEPIEIYCYCS; this is translated from the exons CAATTTCATTCTGTTGTGCTTGATTTTCTACGTCTTACTATTTTACCGAGGGCCATTTGAGAACCAAGTGGAAGGCGTTCAGCCGCCCTTGGAAGGAAAACCCGATGGAAGGAGGCTGTTTGTGAACACTTCGCAGTGCCAGATGATTGCCATGGATCCCCTGTCGCCCATTGCGGTCCATCATATGACACCGATGCCCATATATTGGTGCTACATGATCAAGCTGCTGGAGGCCACAACGATTGGAGGTAGGAATTACCTGAAATTGGCCGCCAGTGCGAAACAACTTTGGCAGAAGCTCGGAGTTCGGAGGTTAAGTGAAATCACCTGCGCATACAATCGCTTTGTGCGCCTAACCGACTTTCTCAACAAGTACAAGGAATCGAAAGTCTTTCGCTTTAGCAGGCTCAGTAATGCCACCGAAGTGAAGTCGGGTAATATAACCCTGCGTGTTTGGTGCTGGATGGACTTTGGCCGTCTCGTTTATCACGATGTTCTGATATTCCTGCCATTGAAGGAGGATCAAATGGGAAAGACTCCTAGTTCGGAAGAGCCCGTAAAGCGACTTTCCGTTATGATCCTGGGTATCGATTCTATATCGCACATGCACTACCGCCGTTATTTCAC TCGAGTAATGGACTTTGTGGATCGCCTGCCTCACGCAGAGATGTTTGGCTACAATCGCGTTGGGCAAAACTCTTATCCCAATGTGGTGCCCCTTTTAAGTGGTCAGAGTGTCGAGGAGGTGGAATCGCGAAGAGGTTGCTTTGGGGCAAACAACCAGACAAACTTCGACAAGTGTCGCCTGCTGTGGAACGATTTTAAGGCAGCTGGTTATGCCACCATTTTGGGCGAGGATTCCCGCATAGGGGCCACCTTCAATTATGCAAGGCCCGGCTTTGGGCGTAAACCCACAGATTTCTACTTGCGAAACGTTATGAACGAGATCCACACGTGGACCAAATATTCAGCCAGAGGTCCCAGCGAGATAACCTGCTCTGGCGATCGGGTATACCATCATGTTCTGTACGACTTCATCTACCGTTTGTTCCCTCACTTGCAGGCAAGATGTTGGGATCGCGGtttctttgcctttttttgGCAATCGATGGGAGTTCACGATTATTTTCAGTATGGCGAACAGACGGATTTGCAATATTACTTTATTCTGCGCGCCTTAAGAAGTCGAAAGATCCTTGATAGAACCTTGGTGGTGCTTCTATCCGACCATGGCCTGCGATATGGTTCGTTTGCGAGAACATTTCAGGGCATGAGGGAGAGTTCGCTGCCAACAATGGTGGCCATATATCCGCGTTGGCTGGAAGAAAGATTTCCACTGGCTGTAAAGAATCTTAGAGCCAACGCTCGTCGATTGGTTACCGCGTACGATCTGCATGAAACTCTGAAGGATGTGGTTGATCTGGAAAACCTCAGCGACGAGAGTATTCAAAACAGAACCGAGAGACTACGAAATGATTACAATGTCTCCCTATTTCTGCCCATTCCTGAGGAGCGAAGCTGTTTCTCCTCCCGCATTCCGCTGCACTACTGCGAGTGCGATGGATTCATCAAGATACCCTGGAATGTGCGAAGAATCCGGAGGATCGCCCAGTTTGCCGTCGAGAGCCTTAATAAACTACTGCTACCCTATAAACAGTGTCATCAGCTGGAACTTCTAATAGTGGAGGACGCCTATCTGAGGAAACAGCAAAATGTCAGCGAAGCCATCACTGTTCGTATGGTGACTAAACCAGGAAATGGCCACTTTGATGCCACCGTTCTCGCCAAAAATGACAGTTCACTTCAGGGGGCCATCACACGAACTGATCAATACAGACATCAGTCATTTTGTGCCCGCGAAGAGCCCATCGAAATCTATTGCTACtgttcttaa
- the LOC108066406 gene encoding uncharacterized protein isoform X2, which produces MGYSQFVVEMKKNSFNFILLCLIFYVLLFYRGPFENQVEGVQPPLEGKPDGRRLFVNTSQCQMIAMDPLSPIAVHHMTPMPIYWCYMIKLLEATTIGGRNYLKLAASAKQLWQKLGVRRLSEITCAYNRFVRLTDFLNKYKESKVFRFSRLSNATEVKSGNITLRVWCWMDFGRLVYHDVLIFLPLKEDQMGKTPSSEEPVKRLSVMILGIDSISHMHYRRYFTRVMDFVDRLPHAEMFGYNRVGQNSYPNVVPLLSGQSVEEVESRRGCFGANNQTNFDKCRLLWNDFKAAGYATILGEDSRIGATFNYARPGFGRKPTDFYLRNVMNEIHTWTKYSARGPSEITCSGDRARCWDRGFFAFFWQSMGVHDYFQYGEQTDLQYYFILRALRSRKILDRTLVVLLSDHGLRYGSFARTFQGMRESSLPTMVAIYPRWLEERFPLAVKNLRANARRLVTAYDLHETLKDVVDLENLSDESIQNRTERLRNDYNVSLFLPIPEERSCFSSRIPLHYCECDGFIKIPWNVRRIRRIAQFAVESLNKLLLPYKQCHQLELLIVEDAYLRKQQNVSEAITVRMVTKPGNGHFDATVLAKNDSSLQGAITRTDQYRHQSFCAREEPIEIYCYCS; this is translated from the exons CAATTTCATTCTGTTGTGCTTGATTTTCTACGTCTTACTATTTTACCGAGGGCCATTTGAGAACCAAGTGGAAGGCGTTCAGCCGCCCTTGGAAGGAAAACCCGATGGAAGGAGGCTGTTTGTGAACACTTCGCAGTGCCAGATGATTGCCATGGATCCCCTGTCGCCCATTGCGGTCCATCATATGACACCGATGCCCATATATTGGTGCTACATGATCAAGCTGCTGGAGGCCACAACGATTGGAGGTAGGAATTACCTGAAATTGGCCGCCAGTGCGAAACAACTTTGGCAGAAGCTCGGAGTTCGGAGGTTAAGTGAAATCACCTGCGCATACAATCGCTTTGTGCGCCTAACCGACTTTCTCAACAAGTACAAGGAATCGAAAGTCTTTCGCTTTAGCAGGCTCAGTAATGCCACCGAAGTGAAGTCGGGTAATATAACCCTGCGTGTTTGGTGCTGGATGGACTTTGGCCGTCTCGTTTATCACGATGTTCTGATATTCCTGCCATTGAAGGAGGATCAAATGGGAAAGACTCCTAGTTCGGAAGAGCCCGTAAAGCGACTTTCCGTTATGATCCTGGGTATCGATTCTATATCGCACATGCACTACCGCCGTTATTTCAC TCGAGTAATGGACTTTGTGGATCGCCTGCCTCACGCAGAGATGTTTGGCTACAATCGCGTTGGGCAAAACTCTTATCCCAATGTGGTGCCCCTTTTAAGTGGTCAGAGTGTCGAGGAGGTGGAATCGCGAAGAGGTTGCTTTGGGGCAAACAACCAGACAAACTTCGACAAGTGTCGCCTGCTGTGGAACGATTTTAAGGCAGCTGGTTATGCCACCATTTTGGGCGAGGATTCCCGCATAGGGGCCACCTTCAATTATGCAAGGCCCGGCTTTGGGCGTAAACCCACAGATTTCTACTTGCGAAACGTTATGAACGAGATCCACACGTGGACCAAATATTCAGCCAGAGGTCCCAGCGAGATAACCTGCTCTGGCGATCGG GCAAGATGTTGGGATCGCGGtttctttgcctttttttgGCAATCGATGGGAGTTCACGATTATTTTCAGTATGGCGAACAGACGGATTTGCAATATTACTTTATTCTGCGCGCCTTAAGAAGTCGAAAGATCCTTGATAGAACCTTGGTGGTGCTTCTATCCGACCATGGCCTGCGATATGGTTCGTTTGCGAGAACATTTCAGGGCATGAGGGAGAGTTCGCTGCCAACAATGGTGGCCATATATCCGCGTTGGCTGGAAGAAAGATTTCCACTGGCTGTAAAGAATCTTAGAGCCAACGCTCGTCGATTGGTTACCGCGTACGATCTGCATGAAACTCTGAAGGATGTGGTTGATCTGGAAAACCTCAGCGACGAGAGTATTCAAAACAGAACCGAGAGACTACGAAATGATTACAATGTCTCCCTATTTCTGCCCATTCCTGAGGAGCGAAGCTGTTTCTCCTCCCGCATTCCGCTGCACTACTGCGAGTGCGATGGATTCATCAAGATACCCTGGAATGTGCGAAGAATCCGGAGGATCGCCCAGTTTGCCGTCGAGAGCCTTAATAAACTACTGCTACCCTATAAACAGTGTCATCAGCTGGAACTTCTAATAGTGGAGGACGCCTATCTGAGGAAACAGCAAAATGTCAGCGAAGCCATCACTGTTCGTATGGTGACTAAACCAGGAAATGGCCACTTTGATGCCACCGTTCTCGCCAAAAATGACAGTTCACTTCAGGGGGCCATCACACGAACTGATCAATACAGACATCAGTCATTTTGTGCCCGCGAAGAGCCCATCGAAATCTATTGCTACtgttcttaa